A window of the Flavobacteriales bacterium genome harbors these coding sequences:
- a CDS encoding oligosaccharide flippase family protein produces the protein MQRKFLSNLAFLLFLNLLVKPFWIFGIDRVVQNEVGAEAYGSYFALFNFALILNILLDLGISNFNNRNISQHQHLLGKYFPRIVALRLLLAIAYFIICLLAAWFLHYSEAQLQMLGLLCFNQFLLSFILFLRSNISGLHLFKIDSTISILDRLLMIVSCGWILWAGNRTQPFQIEWFVYLQTASYAITALAALGVILKYGNGFSFGWNLSILRVILKQSLPFALLILLMSIYGRIDSVLIERLLPDGKTQSGIYAQAFRLLDASNMMAYLFAGLLLPMFSRMIKLKEDVVPLVRVSMKLILIPAFTLGIICLFHGRELMGLMYHEHAEEAATVLATLMFSLIPMAGVYVVGTLLTANGSLRHLNTIALVTVVVSVVFNLIFIPKYGAYGAAITCLTTQTIGFLLQLAVGIRTFRMKLTGSFAMLAGASLLVAVSAYFLRSQSWQVAAILTLVVGGILTLASTATELKTIRESVS, from the coding sequence ATGCAGCGGAAATTCCTATCCAACCTCGCGTTCCTACTGTTTCTCAACCTGCTGGTGAAACCGTTCTGGATCTTCGGCATTGACCGTGTGGTGCAGAACGAAGTGGGTGCCGAAGCCTACGGTTCGTACTTCGCGCTGTTCAATTTCGCCCTCATCCTCAATATTCTGCTCGATCTGGGCATCAGCAACTTCAACAACCGCAACATTTCGCAGCATCAGCATTTGCTGGGCAAATACTTCCCACGCATTGTGGCGCTGCGACTGCTGTTGGCCATCGCATACTTCATCATCTGCCTGCTGGCTGCCTGGTTTCTCCACTACTCCGAAGCGCAACTGCAAATGCTGGGGCTGCTCTGCTTCAACCAGTTCCTGCTCTCGTTCATCCTGTTCCTGCGGTCCAATATTTCGGGCTTGCACCTGTTCAAGATCGATAGCACCATCTCCATCCTCGACCGCCTGCTGATGATCGTCTCCTGCGGATGGATACTGTGGGCCGGCAACCGCACGCAGCCCTTTCAGATAGAGTGGTTCGTGTACCTGCAAACCGCCTCGTACGCCATTACCGCGCTGGCTGCGCTTGGTGTCATTCTCAAATACGGAAACGGTTTTTCCTTCGGGTGGAACCTTTCCATCCTGCGGGTCATCCTCAAGCAGAGTCTGCCGTTCGCATTGCTCATTCTGCTGATGAGCATTTACGGTCGCATCGATTCGGTGCTGATAGAACGCCTGTTGCCCGATGGCAAAACGCAGTCGGGAATCTACGCGCAGGCCTTCCGCCTGCTGGATGCCAGCAACATGATGGCCTACCTGTTTGCGGGGCTGCTGCTGCCCATGTTCTCGCGCATGATCAAGCTGAAAGAGGACGTGGTGCCGCTGGTACGCGTTTCCATGAAACTCATCCTCATTCCCGCGTTCACCTTGGGCATCATCTGCCTGTTCCATGGGCGCGAACTGATGGGGCTGATGTACCACGAACATGCCGAGGAGGCTGCCACCGTGCTGGCCACGCTCATGTTCTCGCTCATTCCCATGGCGGGGGTATATGTGGTGGGCACGCTCCTTACGGCCAATGGCAGCCTCAGACACCTCAACACCATTGCGTTGGTAACGGTGGTTGTAAGTGTGGTGTTCAACCTCATCTTCATTCCGAAATATGGGGCTTACGGGGCGGCCATCACCTGCCTTACCACCCAGACCATCGGATTCCTATTGCAGTTGGCCGTGGGCATCCGCACCTTCCGCATGAAACTGACGGGCAGCTTTGCCATGCTGGCGGGCGCCTCCCTGTTGGTGGCCGTCAGCGCCTACTTCCTGCGTTCGCAGTCGTGGCAAGTGGCCGCCATCCTTACCCTTGTGGTGGGGGGCATCCTCACCTTGGCCTCCACCGCCACCGAACTGAAGACCATTCGGGAATCGGTTTCCTGA
- a CDS encoding glycosyltransferase, translated as MRIAVNTRLLLKGKLEGLGRFTAETLRHMTAAHPEHEFFFIFDRAYDEEFVFSKNVTPVVVAPPARHPVLWHVWFELSLPKVLKRLKPDLFLSPDGFLSLRSDVVSLPVIHDLNFVHNPQDLARSHAWFYNRYFWQYAQKAKRIATVSEFSKHDIAKQYNIPLEKIDVVYNGVSERFSPINEEQKRAVRNTWTAGTPYFIYVGSIHQRKNIERMLAAYDQFRKEQETPFKFVLVGNRKWWTDSMQHALDAMEHKDEVIFAGRVSDEDLNGLLSAAVANVYVSTFEGFGIPIIEAFQAEVPVITANTTSMPEIAGDAALVVDPYDVAAITNAMLEVSNSEALRKQLIASGKERAKLFTWQRTANLLWESIEATVAS; from the coding sequence GTGCGAATTGCGGTCAATACACGGCTATTGCTGAAGGGAAAACTGGAGGGTCTGGGACGGTTTACGGCCGAAACCCTCCGCCACATGACCGCAGCGCATCCCGAGCACGAGTTCTTCTTCATATTCGATAGGGCGTATGACGAGGAGTTCGTATTCTCCAAGAACGTGACACCCGTGGTGGTGGCGCCACCCGCGCGCCATCCCGTTCTCTGGCACGTGTGGTTCGAGCTCTCCCTGCCCAAGGTGCTCAAAAGATTAAAACCCGACCTGTTCCTTTCGCCCGATGGGTTTCTCTCCCTGCGGTCGGATGTGGTGAGCCTGCCCGTCATCCACGACCTCAATTTCGTGCACAACCCGCAGGACCTTGCCCGATCGCATGCGTGGTTCTACAACCGTTATTTCTGGCAGTATGCGCAGAAGGCCAAGCGCATCGCCACGGTTTCGGAGTTCTCCAAGCACGATATTGCCAAGCAGTACAATATTCCGTTGGAGAAGATAGATGTGGTTTACAACGGGGTTTCGGAACGGTTCAGTCCCATCAACGAGGAACAGAAACGTGCCGTGAGGAACACGTGGACAGCAGGAACGCCTTATTTCATCTACGTGGGTTCCATCCACCAGCGCAAGAACATCGAGCGCATGTTGGCCGCCTACGACCAATTCAGAAAGGAGCAGGAAACACCGTTCAAGTTCGTATTGGTGGGCAACCGCAAGTGGTGGACCGATTCCATGCAGCATGCGCTGGACGCGATGGAGCATAAGGACGAGGTGATATTCGCGGGCCGCGTGTCCGATGAAGACCTCAACGGATTGCTGTCGGCAGCCGTGGCCAATGTGTATGTGAGCACCTTCGAAGGGTTCGGCATTCCGATCATCGAGGCGTTTCAGGCCGAAGTACCCGTGATCACTGCCAACACCACCAGCATGCCCGAGATAGCGGGCGATGCCGCCTTGGTGGTCGATCCGTATGATGTGGCGGCCATCACCAATGCCATGCTGGAAGTTTCCAATTCAGAAGCGTTGCGAAAACAGCTGATAGCAAGCGGGAAGGAACGCGCCAAGCTCTTCACGTGGCAGCGCACGGCCAATTTGCTTTGGGAAAGTATTGAGGCGACCGTGGCCAGCTGA
- a CDS encoding YbaB/EbfC family nucleoid-associated protein — MFDKMKQLQQMKEQMDAAKERMDNISVKGECQGVTVISSGNRKIKEVIIPKEIYENADNEEIAELVLMATNQALANAEGVFESEMRGMAGGMMGGLGLF; from the coding sequence ATGTTTGATAAAATGAAACAGCTCCAGCAGATGAAGGAGCAGATGGATGCTGCCAAAGAGCGCATGGACAACATTTCGGTGAAAGGCGAATGCCAAGGCGTGACCGTGATCTCGAGCGGTAACCGCAAGATCAAGGAAGTGATCATTCCGAAGGAGATCTACGAGAATGCCGACAACGAGGAAATTGCGGAACTTGTACTGATGGCCACCAATCAGGCGCTGGCGAATGCCGAAGGTGTTTTCGAAAGCGAGATGCGCGGCATGGCCGGAGGTATGATGGGTGGGCTCGGCCTGTTCTGA
- a CDS encoding N-acetyltransferase, protein MKFNGINVRISPLAKLGKNVRIGDDTVIYDHVVIGDNTTIANNCVIGEPTSDYYRTEEYENPTTEIGPDSLIRSHSIIYAGVSIGSDFETGHRVTIREASVIGNHCRIGTGSDLQGFLEMGNHCHLHSNVHLCQYSTLRDFVFIYPNVVLANDTHPPTEMVKGPTIHSYTQVGIQSSIVGNVTIGENCLIGAHSLVLESFDDSSQLFGSPAKWIADVRDLTDDNGQPLYPWKDRFMRGMPWADE, encoded by the coding sequence TTGAAGTTCAACGGCATCAACGTGCGGATAAGTCCGCTGGCGAAATTGGGCAAGAATGTCCGCATCGGAGATGATACCGTCATTTACGACCATGTGGTGATAGGCGACAACACCACCATTGCCAACAACTGCGTAATAGGAGAACCGACATCGGACTACTACCGAACGGAGGAATACGAGAACCCGACCACCGAGATCGGCCCCGATTCGTTGATCCGCAGCCACAGCATCATTTACGCAGGTGTGAGCATCGGCTCAGATTTCGAAACGGGCCATCGCGTCACCATTCGCGAAGCATCGGTGATCGGCAACCATTGCCGTATTGGAACGGGTTCTGACCTTCAGGGCTTCTTGGAAATGGGCAACCATTGCCACCTGCACAGCAATGTTCATCTGTGCCAGTATTCCACGCTGCGCGATTTCGTGTTCATCTACCCGAACGTGGTGCTTGCCAACGACACCCATCCACCAACCGAAATGGTGAAAGGACCGACCATCCACAGCTACACGCAAGTGGGTATTCAATCATCCATTGTGGGAAATGTGACCATCGGTGAGAACTGCCTCATCGGGGCGCATTCGCTGGTGCTGGAGAGTTTTGACGACTCCTCGCAATTGTTCGGCAGCCCAGCCAAATGGATAGCGGACGTGCGCGACCTGACCGATGACAACGGCCAACCACTCTACCCATGGAAAGACCGCTTTATGCGTGGCATGCCATGGGCAGATGAGTGA
- a CDS encoding Zn-dependent hydrolase — MKKLSYLILSAALVAGCKQAPKQEQPQEEKPTTPDYSNVYTEFTLTTDVSQLTEDEKAVIPILIEAAKIMDGLFWQEAYGDKDALLSSIADAQLRSYAEINYGPWDRLDGDKPFIDGVGEKPLGSGFYPTDMTKEEFESWDNADKTSLYTFVKRDAEGKLQTEWYHERFAEQVNRAADLLDSAATITKEKEFRKYLTERAKALRSDEYYTSDIAWMDMTQNGLDCIIGPIENYEDKLYNYKAAHEAYVLVKDKEWTKRLAKYAALLPKLQEGLPVPLEYKTEKPGRDSQLGAYDVVYYAGDCNAGSKTIAVNLPNDENVQLEKGTRRLQLKNAMRAKYDKILVDIAKELIVEDQLKHITFEAFFGNTMFHEVAHGLGIKNTLSGKGTVREALQEEFSALEEGKADILGLYMVTELYEMGEITEGTVMDNYVTFLAGIFRSVRFGASSAHGRANMVRFNYFKEHGAFTKEHGKYRVNFERMQEAMNSLSELILKLQGDGDKEGVINLMDVMGNVPQDLQADLDRLKEANIPVDVVFNQGTQVLGL, encoded by the coding sequence ATGAAGAAGCTATCCTATCTCATTCTTAGCGCAGCACTTGTTGCTGGATGCAAGCAAGCGCCAAAGCAGGAACAACCGCAGGAAGAGAAACCCACCACTCCAGACTATTCGAACGTGTACACCGAATTCACACTTACCACCGATGTTTCGCAGCTTACCGAAGATGAGAAGGCGGTGATCCCGATCCTGATCGAGGCTGCCAAGATCATGGACGGCCTTTTCTGGCAGGAAGCCTACGGAGACAAGGATGCACTGCTTTCGAGTATTGCCGATGCGCAACTTCGTAGCTATGCCGAGATCAACTACGGTCCGTGGGACCGATTGGATGGCGACAAACCTTTCATTGACGGGGTGGGCGAGAAGCCGCTCGGTTCGGGATTCTACCCGACCGATATGACCAAAGAGGAGTTTGAGTCGTGGGACAACGCTGACAAGACCTCGCTTTACACCTTCGTGAAGCGCGATGCGGAAGGAAAACTCCAGACCGAATGGTACCATGAGCGTTTTGCCGAGCAGGTGAACCGCGCAGCCGATCTGCTCGATAGCGCAGCCACCATCACCAAAGAGAAAGAATTCAGGAAATATCTGACCGAGCGTGCCAAGGCGTTGCGTTCGGATGAATACTACACCAGCGACATTGCATGGATGGATATGACGCAGAACGGATTGGATTGCATCATCGGACCCATTGAAAATTACGAGGACAAGCTTTACAACTACAAGGCTGCGCACGAGGCGTATGTGCTTGTAAAGGACAAGGAATGGACGAAGCGATTGGCGAAATACGCTGCATTGCTGCCCAAATTGCAGGAAGGGCTTCCCGTGCCATTGGAATACAAGACCGAGAAACCAGGCCGCGATTCGCAGCTGGGTGCGTATGACGTGGTCTATTATGCGGGCGATTGCAACGCAGGGAGTAAGACCATAGCCGTGAATCTTCCGAACGATGAGAACGTGCAATTGGAGAAGGGAACGCGCAGGTTGCAACTGAAGAATGCCATGCGCGCCAAGTACGATAAGATCCTGGTGGACATTGCCAAGGAGTTGATCGTGGAAGACCAGTTGAAGCACATCACGTTCGAAGCGTTCTTCGGAAATACCATGTTCCACGAAGTGGCGCACGGACTGGGCATCAAGAACACGCTCAGCGGTAAGGGAACGGTTCGGGAAGCACTACAGGAAGAGTTCTCAGCCTTGGAAGAAGGCAAGGCCGATATTCTGGGGCTCTACATGGTAACGGAGCTTTACGAGATGGGCGAGATCACCGAAGGAACCGTGATGGACAATTACGTGACCTTCCTCGCAGGCATTTTCCGAAGCGTGCGTTTCGGGGCCAGCAGCGCGCATGGACGGGCAAATATGGTCCGGTTCAACTACTTTAAGGAGCATGGTGCGTTTACGAAGGAACACGGTAAGTACCGCGTCAATTTCGAACGCATGCAGGAGGCCATGAACTCGCTGAGCGAACTCATCCTGAAGCTTCAGGGAGATGGCGACAAGGAAGGTGTCATCAATCTGATGGATGTGATGGGCAACGTTCCGCAAGACCTGCAGGCCGACCTCGACCGACTGAAGGAAGCGAACATCCCGGTAGATGTGGTGTTCAATCAGGGAACACAGGTCCTCGGACTTTAG
- the yaaA gene encoding peroxide stress protein YaaA: MITVISPAKKLDYASETCTEEFTIPEGLDRSAQLINKLQKTSKKQIGELMDLSTNLVNLNAERYANWTPDFTEGETRQAILAFKGDVYQGMKNEELTPTDLKYAQDHLRILSGLHGLLRPLDLIKPYRLEMGTKLSVRGKKDLYGFWGDEITNRLNAALEASGNDTLCNLASGEYFKAVNTKKLKGKVITPVFKDLKNGQLKVIFLYAKQARGMMTGYILRNRINKAEDLKNFSDGGYCFDENLSDGETWVFTR, encoded by the coding sequence ATGATCACCGTTATATCACCCGCCAAAAAACTCGACTACGCATCTGAAACCTGTACCGAAGAATTCACCATTCCCGAAGGATTGGACCGCTCGGCACAGCTTATCAATAAGCTCCAAAAGACATCGAAGAAGCAGATAGGGGAGTTGATGGACCTGAGTACCAATCTGGTGAATCTGAACGCGGAACGCTATGCCAATTGGACGCCCGATTTCACGGAAGGGGAGACGCGTCAGGCCATCCTTGCTTTCAAAGGCGATGTGTATCAGGGAATGAAGAATGAAGAACTCACGCCTACCGATCTGAAATACGCGCAGGACCATCTGCGTATTCTCAGCGGGCTACACGGGCTGCTGCGCCCGTTGGATCTGATAAAACCTTACCGTTTGGAGATGGGAACGAAGCTTTCCGTTCGTGGCAAGAAAGACCTCTATGGGTTTTGGGGAGATGAGATCACAAACCGCTTGAACGCGGCCTTGGAAGCCTCAGGGAACGACACGCTTTGCAACCTCGCCAGTGGCGAATATTTCAAGGCAGTGAATACCAAGAAGCTGAAAGGCAAGGTCATTACACCTGTGTTCAAAGACCTGAAGAACGGGCAATTGAAGGTGATCTTCCTCTACGCCAAGCAGGCGCGCGGCATGATGACGGGCTACATTCTCCGCAACCGCATCAACAAGGCTGAAGACCTGAAGAACTTCTCAGATGGTGGTTACTGTTTTGACGAGAACCTTTCGGACGGAGAGACGTGGGTGTTTACGAGGTAA
- the rimK gene encoding 30S ribosomal protein S6--L-glutamate ligase, protein MKIAVLSRNPKLYSTKRLVEAGGKRGHEMLVVDHAKCDIIIEKKRPHIIYQGEELTGIDAVIPRIGASITFYGTAVVRQFEMMKVFSAVESQALVRSRDKLRSLQILSRAGLGLPKTAFTNYSKNVSEVINQVGGAPCVIKLLEGTQGVGVVLAETQSAAESVLEAFNGLQARVIVQQFVKEAGGADIRAFVVDGVVVGAMKRQGKEGEFRSNLHRGGTASVYELTDDEENTALKAARVMGLGVAGVDMLQSKSGPMIMEVNSSPGLEGIENATGKNIAGSIIRYIERNV, encoded by the coding sequence ATGAAAATTGCTGTCCTGTCGCGAAACCCAAAGCTCTACTCTACCAAACGATTGGTGGAAGCAGGTGGAAAACGCGGACATGAAATGCTGGTGGTGGATCACGCCAAGTGCGACATCATCATCGAGAAGAAACGCCCGCACATCATATATCAGGGCGAAGAATTGACCGGAATTGACGCTGTCATTCCTCGTATCGGTGCGTCCATCACATTTTACGGAACAGCCGTGGTGCGACAGTTTGAGATGATGAAGGTGTTCTCAGCTGTTGAATCGCAGGCTTTGGTTCGCTCGCGCGATAAGTTGCGCAGTCTACAGATCCTTTCGCGTGCCGGATTGGGTCTTCCCAAAACAGCCTTTACCAATTACTCCAAGAACGTTTCTGAGGTGATCAACCAAGTAGGTGGTGCGCCCTGCGTCATCAAATTGCTGGAAGGCACGCAAGGCGTTGGTGTGGTATTGGCCGAAACGCAGAGTGCGGCCGAATCGGTCCTGGAAGCATTCAATGGACTGCAGGCGCGCGTTATCGTGCAACAGTTTGTGAAGGAGGCCGGAGGCGCTGATATCCGTGCATTCGTGGTTGATGGTGTGGTCGTAGGTGCCATGAAACGACAGGGCAAGGAAGGCGAATTCCGTTCGAACCTGCACCGTGGTGGAACCGCCTCCGTCTACGAACTGACAGATGATGAGGAGAATACTGCGCTGAAAGCCGCCCGCGTGATGGGGCTTGGCGTGGCAGGCGTGGACATGCTTCAATCGAAATCAGGACCGATGATCATGGAAGTGAACTCTTCACCTGGCCTCGAAGGCATAGAGAACGCCACCGGAAAGAACATCGCTGGTAGCATTATCCGATACATTGAGCGCAATGTTTGA